From Phenylobacterium montanum, the proteins below share one genomic window:
- the rpmI gene encoding 50S ribosomal protein L35 — protein sequence MPKLKTKSGAKKRFKITASGKVKAGVAGKRHRLISHNAKYIRQNRGTKVMADADAKIIKSWMPYS from the coding sequence ATGCCGAAGTTGAAGACCAAATCGGGCGCCAAGAAGCGCTTCAAGATCACTGCGTCGGGCAAGGTGAAGGCCGGCGTGGCGGGCAAGCGGCACCGCTTGATCAGCCACAACGCCAAGTACATCCGGCAAAATCGCGGGACCAAGGTCATGGCGGACGCTGACGCCAAGATCATCAAGTCCTGGATGCCGTATTCCTGA
- the pheS gene encoding phenylalanine--tRNA ligase subunit alpha → MTDLTALEADLAAQIAAASDLAALDAVRVSALGKTGQISNLLKSLGSMSPDERREQGPKINGLRDRAMTLIAERKAVLDAAALEAQLAAERVDLTLPAPPRRKGSVHPTMQVMDEMVAIFAEMGFAVAEGPDIEDDFHNFTGLNFPPRHPAREMHDTFFFAPGEDGERKLLRTHTSPIQVRVMQQGQNQKNEAPQWAAGHEPPIRIIGPGRTYRCDSDRTHTPMFHQMEGLVIDRNIHMGHLKWTLDTFCKRFFESDAVVTRFRPHHFPFTEPSAEMDVQCDRSGGSIKIGEGSDWLEILGGGMVHPNILRICGLDPDEWQGFAFGMGVDRLGMLKYGMPDLRDVFGADVRWLEHYGFSAFAAPNLATGLS, encoded by the coding sequence ATGACCGACCTTACCGCTCTCGAAGCCGATCTGGCCGCCCAGATCGCCGCCGCCTCTGACCTGGCCGCCCTGGACGCCGTGCGCGTCTCGGCCCTCGGCAAGACCGGCCAGATCTCCAACCTCCTGAAATCCCTGGGCTCGATGAGCCCCGACGAGCGCCGCGAGCAGGGTCCGAAGATCAACGGCCTGCGCGATCGCGCCATGACCCTTATCGCCGAGCGCAAGGCCGTGCTCGACGCCGCCGCTTTGGAGGCGCAGCTGGCCGCCGAGCGTGTCGACCTGACCTTGCCGGCCCCGCCCCGCCGCAAGGGCTCGGTGCACCCGACCATGCAGGTGATGGACGAGATGGTCGCCATCTTCGCCGAAATGGGCTTCGCGGTCGCCGAAGGCCCGGACATCGAGGACGACTTCCACAACTTCACCGGCCTGAATTTCCCGCCGCGCCATCCCGCGCGCGAGATGCACGACACCTTCTTCTTCGCCCCGGGCGAGGACGGCGAGCGCAAGCTGCTGCGCACCCACACCAGCCCGATCCAGGTGCGGGTGATGCAGCAGGGCCAGAACCAGAAGAACGAGGCGCCGCAGTGGGCTGCGGGCCATGAGCCGCCGATCCGGATCATCGGCCCGGGCCGCACCTATCGCTGTGACAGCGACCGCACCCACACGCCGATGTTCCACCAGATGGAAGGCTTGGTCATCGACCGGAATATCCATATGGGCCACCTGAAGTGGACCCTGGACACCTTCTGCAAGCGGTTCTTCGAGTCCGACGCGGTGGTGACGCGGTTCCGGCCGCACCACTTCCCCTTCACCGAGCCGTCGGCGGAGATGGACGTGCAGTGCGACCGCTCCGGCGGCTCGATCAAGATCGGCGAGGGCAGCGACTGGCTGGAGATCCTGGGCGGCGGGATGGTGCATCCCAACATCCTCAGGATCTGCGGCCTGGATCCCGACGAGTGGCAGGGCTTCGCCTTCGGCATGGGCGTCGATCGGCTGGGGATGCTGAAATACGGCATGCCGGACCTGCGCGACGTCTTCGGCGCCGATGTCCGCTGGCTGGAGCACTACGGCTTCTCCGCCTTCGCCGCGCCGAACCTGGCCACCGGCCTCAGCTGA
- a CDS encoding glycosyltransferase family 4 protein, giving the protein MSRLPADFTLLQVTPELETGGAEQTTLDVAAAVVRAGGRAIVASRGGRMTDALFDNGGQLVELPMQSKNPLTILGNALRLGELIRREKVSLVHARSRAPAFSALWAAKAANVPFVATYHGVYEARSPLKRWYNSVMTQGAAVIANSDYTRQHILAEHRVDPARVVAINRGVDLVRFDPKAVTPTRLAALRASFGVAEDDRRFKIVLAGRLTRWKGQQLLIDAAQRLKAKGLSDFLIILAGDDQGRIGYRGELETAIAAAGLGEQVLLVGHCSDMPAAYLLADLVVAPSLKPEPFGRTAVEPQAMGRPVLAADHGAVRETVAEGETGWRVAPGDPDAWAEAIAKVMALTPARRAAIGNAGAARARKLYSVEAMCEATLNLYANVLAKGTP; this is encoded by the coding sequence GTGAGCCGACTCCCCGCCGATTTCACCCTTTTGCAGGTCACGCCGGAACTGGAAACCGGCGGGGCGGAGCAGACCACGCTCGATGTGGCCGCCGCGGTGGTGCGCGCCGGCGGCCGGGCGATCGTCGCCTCCCGCGGCGGGCGCATGACCGACGCCCTGTTCGACAACGGCGGCCAGCTGGTCGAGCTGCCGATGCAGTCCAAGAATCCCCTGACCATCCTCGGCAACGCCCTGCGCCTGGGCGAGCTCATCCGGCGCGAGAAGGTCAGCCTGGTGCACGCCCGCTCCCGCGCCCCAGCGTTCAGCGCCCTCTGGGCCGCCAAGGCCGCGAACGTTCCCTTCGTCGCCACCTATCACGGGGTCTATGAGGCCAGGAGCCCGCTGAAGCGCTGGTACAATTCGGTGATGACCCAGGGCGCGGCGGTGATCGCCAATTCAGACTACACCCGCCAGCACATCCTGGCCGAACACCGCGTCGACCCGGCCCGGGTGGTGGCGATCAACCGCGGCGTCGACCTGGTGCGTTTCGATCCCAAGGCGGTGACGCCCACCCGCCTCGCCGCCCTCAGGGCCAGTTTCGGCGTCGCCGAGGACGACCGGCGGTTCAAGATCGTGCTGGCCGGGCGCCTGACCCGCTGGAAGGGCCAGCAACTGCTCATCGACGCGGCCCAGCGGCTGAAGGCGAAGGGCCTGTCCGACTTCCTGATCATTCTCGCCGGCGACGACCAGGGGCGGATCGGCTATCGTGGGGAGCTTGAAACCGCCATCGCCGCGGCGGGCCTGGGCGAGCAGGTGCTGCTGGTCGGCCACTGCAGCGACATGCCGGCCGCCTATCTGCTGGCCGATCTCGTGGTCGCCCCTTCCCTGAAACCCGAGCCGTTCGGGCGCACCGCCGTCGAGCCCCAGGCCATGGGCAGGCCAGTGCTGGCCGCCGACCACGGGGCCGTGCGCGAGACCGTCGCCGAAGGCGAAACCGGCTGGCGCGTGGCGCCGGGAGACCCCGACGCCTGGGCCGAGGCCATCGCCAAGGTCATGGCCCTGACGCCTGCGCGCCGAGCGGCCATCGGCAATGCCGGCGCCGCCCGGGCCCGCAAGCTCTATTCGGTCGAGGCCATGTGCGAGGCCACCCTGAACCTCTACGCCAATGTGCTCGCCAAGGGGACGCCATGA
- the infC gene encoding translation initiation factor IF-3 yields MQAPPSKEGPRINDEIRVPRVLLIDEHGEKQGIMPTASALEAAEEAGLDLVEVSPNSDPPVCKILDYGKYKFQEQKKKGEARKRQKLVEIKEIKLRPNIDVHDYDVKAKAMHRFFEEGDKVKVTMRFRGGEMRHPELGMKLLQQVKVDFEAVAKVEYEPRLEGRQMIMILAPR; encoded by the coding sequence ATGCAAGCGCCGCCTTCCAAGGAAGGTCCGCGTATCAATGATGAGATCCGTGTCCCCCGCGTCCTTTTGATCGACGAGCACGGGGAGAAGCAGGGCATCATGCCGACCGCCTCCGCCCTGGAAGCCGCCGAAGAGGCCGGCCTCGACCTTGTGGAGGTGTCCCCCAACTCGGATCCGCCGGTCTGCAAGATCCTGGACTACGGCAAATACAAGTTCCAAGAGCAGAAGAAGAAGGGTGAGGCGCGCAAGCGCCAGAAGCTGGTCGAAATCAAGGAGATCAAGCTTCGCCCGAACATCGACGTGCACGACTATGACGTCAAGGCCAAGGCCATGCACCGCTTCTTCGAAGAGGGCGACAAGGTCAAGGTGACCATGCGTTTCCGCGGCGGCGAGATGCGCCACCCGGAACTGGGCATGAAGCTCTTGCAGCAGGTCAAGGTCGACTTCGAGGCCGTCGCCAAGGTGGAGTACGAACCCCGCCTGGAAGGCCGCCAGATGATCATGATCCTGGCGCCGCGCTAG
- a CDS encoding alpha/beta fold hydrolase, which yields MAAEVWGRLEADGAELAYRKVEGPGPTVVWLGGFRSDMAGTKAQALADRAMKEGRAYLRFDYFGHGESGGAFEAGTITRWRADALAAIDRLTEGPLVLVGSSMGGWLACLAAMARPERLQGLVLVAPAADFTERLMRPEMDAAAQAEMKKTGIWLRPSDYGDPYPITRALLEDGARWGILPGPIRLGAPVRILQGGADPDVPWRHALALSEAIEDDDLVFTLVRDGDHRLSRAGDLARLAAAVAEVGG from the coding sequence ATGGCGGCGGAAGTCTGGGGCAGGCTCGAGGCGGACGGGGCCGAGCTGGCCTATCGCAAGGTCGAGGGGCCGGGGCCGACGGTGGTCTGGCTGGGCGGTTTCCGTTCGGACATGGCCGGGACCAAGGCCCAGGCGCTGGCCGACCGGGCGATGAAGGAAGGGCGCGCCTACCTGCGATTCGACTATTTCGGCCATGGGGAGTCCGGCGGGGCGTTCGAGGCCGGGACCATCACCCGCTGGCGCGCCGACGCCCTGGCGGCGATCGACCGGCTGACCGAAGGGCCGCTGGTGCTGGTGGGCTCGTCGATGGGCGGGTGGCTGGCCTGCCTGGCGGCCATGGCCCGGCCGGAGCGGCTGCAGGGCCTGGTGTTGGTCGCACCCGCGGCCGACTTCACCGAGCGGCTGATGCGGCCGGAAATGGATGCGGCGGCCCAGGCGGAGATGAAGAAGACCGGGATATGGCTGCGCCCCTCGGACTATGGCGATCCCTATCCGATCACCCGCGCGCTGCTGGAGGACGGGGCGCGATGGGGGATTCTGCCGGGACCGATTCGCTTGGGCGCGCCGGTTCGCATCCTGCAGGGCGGTGCCGATCCCGACGTGCCCTGGCGCCATGCCCTGGCCCTGTCCGAGGCGATCGAGGACGATGATTTGGTGTTCACCCTGGTGCGCGACGGCGATCATCGCCTGTCGCGGGCAGGGGATCTGGCGCGCCTCGCGGCCGCCGTCGCGGAGGTCGGCGGGTAG
- a CDS encoding MFS transporter, with protein sequence MRADRTEPAAGRSTAAFYTLLSVMFINMLGFGVVVPLLPFFAKSFHAGPLEIALIFSAYSMGSFFGEPFWGRLSDRIGRKPLLISTLIGNCLCYGLLAFAPNVWFAFFIRLFGGMAAGNGSVVQGYIADVTEPDDRAQYMARLGASYNIGFIVGPFIGGILASPGAGSIGFKIPLLVASSFGGLAALGVTLFVRESRQRRPAIVRVPRPWEMFGYAARHPVIGQLILLTFVVGVAFTGIESTFGLWAQHRFGWQPRDVGMVFGVTGAVSALSQFFVTGPLSRRYGEARMLAVGMAGTALCIGLQPLSDGRFLTYGLMALMAMFQSVAFPNSGALMSRSIDENNQGQIMGLNNASGAIARVVGPAAALQLFDSLNVNAPFFMGALIVAPAIFLALSAGRAALAEQREARAAA encoded by the coding sequence ATGCGCGCGGATCGGACCGAACCGGCGGCGGGTCGGTCCACGGCCGCCTTCTACACCCTCCTGTCGGTGATGTTCATCAACATGCTGGGGTTCGGCGTCGTCGTGCCCCTTTTGCCGTTCTTCGCCAAATCGTTCCACGCCGGTCCGCTCGAGATCGCCCTGATCTTCTCGGCATATTCGATGGGCAGCTTCTTCGGCGAGCCCTTCTGGGGACGGCTGTCGGACCGGATCGGGCGAAAGCCGCTGCTGATCTCGACCCTGATCGGCAACTGCCTCTGCTACGGCCTCCTGGCCTTCGCCCCCAACGTGTGGTTCGCCTTCTTCATCCGCCTGTTCGGCGGCATGGCTGCGGGTAACGGCTCGGTGGTGCAGGGCTACATCGCCGACGTCACCGAACCTGACGACAGGGCGCAGTACATGGCCAGGCTCGGGGCCAGCTACAATATCGGCTTCATCGTCGGCCCGTTCATCGGCGGCATCCTGGCCTCGCCGGGCGCTGGCTCGATCGGCTTCAAGATCCCGCTGCTGGTGGCCTCCAGCTTCGGCGGCCTAGCCGCCCTGGGCGTCACCCTGTTCGTGCGCGAGAGCCGCCAGCGCCGCCCGGCCATCGTCCGCGTTCCGCGTCCCTGGGAGATGTTCGGCTATGCCGCCCGCCATCCGGTGATCGGCCAACTGATCCTTTTGACCTTCGTCGTCGGCGTCGCCTTCACCGGCATCGAGTCGACCTTCGGCCTCTGGGCCCAGCACCGCTTCGGCTGGCAGCCGCGCGATGTCGGCATGGTGTTCGGCGTCACCGGCGCCGTCTCGGCCCTGTCGCAGTTTTTTGTCACCGGCCCCCTGTCCAGGCGCTATGGCGAGGCGCGCATGCTGGCGGTCGGCATGGCTGGCACGGCGCTCTGCATAGGCTTGCAGCCGCTATCGGACGGCCGCTTCCTGACCTATGGGCTGATGGCGCTGATGGCCATGTTCCAGTCGGTGGCCTTCCCCAATTCCGGGGCGCTGATGTCGCGCAGCATCGACGAGAACAACCAGGGCCAGATCATGGGCCTGAACAATGCCTCCGGCGCCATAGCCCGGGTCGTCGGCCCGGCGGCGGCGCTGCAGCTGTTCGATAGCCTGAACGTCAACGCCCCCTTCTTCATGGGCGCGCTGATCGTGGCCCCGGCGATCTTCCTGGCCCTGTCGGCTGGACGCGCCGCCCTGGCCGAGCAAAGGGAGGCGCGGGCGGCGGCGTAG
- a CDS encoding glycosyltransferase family 9 protein produces the protein MSDKPEAPAGERFGALGRPRKRQRILVLKFGALGDFVQSIGGFQQIRAAHPEAEITLLTTPPYAALAKATGLFDLIETDGRARGFAAQLALARRLRKRRYKRVYDLQVTSRSTRMFYWFLPFPPAWSGISFGASLRQTRPDRKKLHNLDKLADQLHVAGIAPAYKLGEGPAPSMAWAAETEEGRAVTPERFGLSAPYALLVPGASPVKPEKLWPIERYARLARELGRRGIQTGVVGAKAEGSLAARILEEAKDAVDLTGRTSLVELAVLGAHAALCVGNDTGPTHLIAYSGAPGAMLMSRVTDPAHCGPRARMVSLKVEDLNDLSVDAVIEACLGAHTGARTADPAPAQL, from the coding sequence ATGAGCGACAAGCCCGAAGCCCCGGCGGGCGAACGCTTCGGCGCCCTCGGCCGCCCGCGCAAGCGCCAGCGCATCCTGGTGCTCAAGTTCGGCGCCCTGGGCGATTTCGTCCAGTCGATCGGCGGCTTCCAGCAGATCCGCGCCGCCCATCCCGAGGCCGAGATCACTCTGCTGACCACCCCTCCTTACGCCGCGCTAGCCAAGGCCACCGGCCTGTTCGACCTGATCGAGACCGACGGCCGCGCCAGGGGTTTCGCCGCCCAGCTGGCCCTGGCCCGCAGGCTGCGCAAGCGTCGCTACAAGCGGGTCTACGACCTGCAGGTGACCAGCCGCTCGACCCGAATGTTCTACTGGTTCCTGCCCTTCCCGCCGGCCTGGTCGGGCATCTCCTTCGGCGCTTCGCTGCGCCAGACGCGGCCCGACCGCAAGAAGCTGCACAACCTCGACAAGCTGGCCGACCAGCTGCATGTGGCCGGCATAGCCCCGGCCTACAAGCTCGGCGAAGGCCCCGCCCCCTCCATGGCCTGGGCCGCCGAGACCGAGGAGGGCCGCGCCGTCACCCCCGAGCGGTTCGGCCTTTCCGCCCCCTACGCCCTGCTGGTTCCCGGCGCCTCGCCAGTGAAGCCGGAGAAGCTGTGGCCAATCGAGCGCTACGCCCGCCTGGCCCGCGAACTGGGCCGTCGCGGGATCCAGACCGGCGTCGTCGGCGCCAAGGCCGAAGGATCACTGGCGGCCCGCATTCTGGAGGAAGCCAAGGACGCGGTGGACCTGACCGGCCGCACCAGCCTGGTGGAACTGGCGGTGCTGGGCGCGCACGCCGCCCTCTGCGTCGGCAACGACACCGGCCCTACTCACCTGATCGCCTATTCGGGCGCGCCGGGAGCCATGCTGATGTCGCGCGTGACAGACCCCGCCCACTGCGGCCCGCGCGCCCGGATGGTCTCGCTGAAGGTCGAGGACCTGAACGATCTTTCGGTCGATGCGGTGATCGAGGCGTGTCTTGGCGCCCACACTGGCGCGCGTACCGCCGATCCGGCGCCCGCCCAGCTCTGA
- the rplT gene encoding 50S ribosomal protein L20 — MARVKRGVTSHAKHKKVLEQAKGFHGRRKNTIRAAKAAVDKAGQYAYRDRKVRKRSFRALWIQRINAAARLEGFTYSQFIHGLDLAGVDIDRKVLADVAGADPAAFKAIADKVRAALA; from the coding sequence ATGGCGCGCGTCAAACGGGGCGTAACGTCCCACGCCAAGCACAAGAAGGTTCTCGAGCAGGCCAAGGGGTTCCACGGCCGCCGCAAGAACACCATCCGGGCCGCCAAGGCCGCGGTCGACAAGGCCGGCCAATACGCCTACCGCGACCGCAAGGTCCGCAAGCGCTCGTTCCGCGCCCTGTGGATCCAGCGCATCAATGCGGCGGCGCGGCTGGAAGGCTTCACCTACTCGCAGTTTATCCACGGCCTTGATCTGGCCGGCGTCGATATCGACCGCAAGGTTCTCGCCGATGTGGCGGGCGCCGATCCGGCTGCGTTCAAGGCCATCGCCGACAAGGTTCGCGCCGCGCTGGCTTAA
- the bla gene encoding subclass B3 metallo-beta-lactamase translates to MFLRLFAPLVALAALALVATPAPAAVPGEDLWSEPLAPFKIADNLYYVGSKELTAFLIVTPKGDILLDGGVPKNGPMVLDNVRALGFDPHDIKILINSHAHFDHAGPFAMLKQATGAQMVISRGDAPVIESGGETDFFFHKRMFPPAKVDRVIDDGDTVSLGGVTLTAHITAGHTKGCTSWTLPVTVDGQAKQALFICSLTLLPGYRLTGDPGYPNLGADFARSIATLRAQRCDLFLASHGGFIDLLKKREAMLAGAKTNPFIDPAGCKAYIDHGEASLHRLEARGGQ, encoded by the coding sequence ATGTTCCTGCGGCTGTTCGCCCCCCTTGTAGCCCTGGCCGCCTTAGCCCTCGTCGCCACCCCTGCCCCCGCCGCTGTCCCGGGCGAAGACCTTTGGTCAGAGCCGCTGGCGCCGTTCAAGATCGCGGACAACCTCTACTATGTCGGTTCCAAGGAGCTGACGGCCTTCCTGATCGTCACGCCCAAGGGCGACATCCTCTTGGACGGCGGCGTGCCGAAGAACGGGCCAATGGTGCTGGACAATGTCCGCGCCCTGGGTTTCGACCCGCACGACATCAAGATCCTGATCAACAGCCACGCCCATTTCGACCACGCCGGACCCTTCGCCATGCTGAAGCAGGCGACCGGGGCCCAGATGGTCATCAGCCGCGGCGACGCCCCCGTGATCGAAAGCGGCGGCGAGACCGACTTCTTCTTCCACAAGCGCATGTTTCCACCGGCCAAGGTCGACCGGGTGATCGACGACGGCGATACGGTGAGCCTGGGCGGCGTCACCCTGACCGCCCACATCACCGCCGGCCACACCAAGGGCTGCACCAGCTGGACCCTGCCGGTCACGGTCGACGGCCAGGCCAAGCAGGCCCTGTTCATCTGCAGCCTGACCCTCCTGCCCGGCTACAGGCTGACCGGCGATCCGGGCTATCCGAACCTGGGCGCCGACTTCGCCCGATCGATCGCTACCCTGCGCGCCCAGCGCTGCGACCTGTTTCTCGCCTCGCACGGCGGCTTCATCGACCTGCTGAAAAAGCGCGAGGCCATGCTGGCCGGAGCGAAGACCAATCCCTTCATCGATCCCGCCGGCTGCAAGGCCTATATCGACCATGGCGAAGCTTCGCTGCATCGCCTCGAGGCCCGCGGCGGTCAGTAG